The genomic segment TAAAAATATCCAAatgaaagagaaaaaaaatactATAATGTTTCGAAAACAATGTACACATTAAAAGAAGGCAATTATGATCTTATGAATGCATTAAATAAGGGATCTATTATTAGACTTGTCAAATTGGGTTAGGCTCGTCGGGCCCGCTCGCTCCGCTATAAAATTGAACGGGTTGGGTTGATAAAATAGCAGCCTATTTGGAGGCGGGACAAATGGCTGAGCCCGTTTGGGCTACGGGCCGAGATGGGTCGGACCCAAACGGGGCGACATGATAAAATcttatatttttaagttttaagtTCTATATAAAAATTGGAATAATTTTCATGCGTCTCCATGTCTTAGAACAAATATATTGATAATTTACTCTTAGAACAAATTTATTGATAATTTACTTTTAGAACaaatatacataaaaaaaataaaaagagagaaatttacAGATATACATAAAGAAAACAAAAGGGAAGAAATTCCtgtaaattttattcatgaattttaaaataatttttaagcaTAGCAGTTGTTTGTTAACCCAAGAGCGGTTTCGTTTGAAGTCCGACGATAGACTTGTCAAATCAGGTCAGGCCCGGCCCGGCCCGGCCCGCTATAAATATTGAGTGGATTGGGTTGATAAAATAACAGTCCGTTTGGAGGCGAACCAAATGGACTGAGTTCGTTTGGGCTGAGTCCATTTGGACCAAAGGGGCTGAGCCCGcttatatttttaagttttaatattaaaattccGCTATTTATATGctagtttttttttatgttttttatatcaatttaaatcagtctaaaaattatttatatgctAGTTAATACCAGTCATGTTCCCTTTATATGCATACACATGCATTAGTACTCTATTCCAGATTTTTTTAAGAATTAAGTTATTTAAATATGTTTATAATCAATCATATTGCTTAATTTATTAGTTTCATGTGTATCTGTGCATCTTTACACACGATTTATTTttctataataaaaataaaatataataactaaatcaatatgatatatttttcaaGTATTTTTTTTGCAATTTGCGATTGcacattaattttttaaaacaaaaatcagttattttatgaaatataatttaattgttttaattattattattaatttacatttaaaaaaaattattaagatGTTCTGGATATTTCAACAGAACTTACGTGTTTCTTCTCATAAAAGATACttctttttatatattttaaatgtaatGATATACTAAATTTATTagcattaaaaaaaatgagcGGGTCGATCCGCCCAACCCACGGCCCAAAGTGGGTTGGGCTGGGTTGGCCGTTTAGAGGCTCGTCCTGTCAGtccgttttgacatgtctatcCGACGAGTTGCAGTGAGATTTTGTGGACCCGACAGAAGTTTGCTAATTATATGTATTGTCGAagacataatattttttaaaatttacaatCGTCTCTTTCCTCGACTTTATATTCTCCTCTATGTCTCAATTTTGATGTTTGATTTAAACACTTTACTTTTTATGGATTATATTGTATGCCTTTtcaatttcttatttcaatgtttttcagtattttatgaaactatttgattgaaatatatttttcttctatgttTACTGCGATATTATTTAACATTTTTTCGTTAAAAAAATAAGCGTGTTGACATGCTTAACCCGCGGCTCAAAGTGGGTTGGGCTGTGTTGATTATTTAGAGGCTAGGCCCGCCACGCCGTGCCATGCCGTGCCTAATGGCAGGTTGCGGTGGGTGACAGACTGACCCGTCTCGCCAACCTGTTTTAACATATCTATCTACCAAacttcaataaaaatatgatattagtGGTTGCAAAATGAGTAAAAAAGGAAATTAGCAAAATAAAATTGAACTCAATAATAACACGTGGCAATTGGTTACCCTTCAAGAAAAGAACATAGTTTAGTAAATTATTTTTAGTACCACTGACTATTCAAAAATGCGtggaatattaaaaatatactggaaaattttgcaaaaaatttaaaaataaggaCAATAAATATTTGGAATATATTTCAGTGAAGATGATCTGAATCTAATTTTCATATTATTGATGATTTAGTttgttgatattttattatgtttttattcAAGTTGTTGTATTTGTATTTGAATAAGGTGTTTAAATGTTTAGTTATAAAGTGTGTTATCacgttaattattttataaataaaaaatgtcATTAAATTAagtaattgattaattaattataatgattttaaatgtaaataaataacataaaaaattaaacatttatttataaaattaataatataataataagtaaATTTACAAGTTTGGATGTTTAATCATCCaaatctaaataaaaaaaattaaacattagTATGGTGCAATTGCACGGGAGGGAGGTCTTCATTGAAAGAAGATGCTGTACTAAAATGGTGTGAACACTCTCTTGGTGCAATATTGGAAATAACCAAATAAGACGAGCCGAGACGAATTATTAAGCTCAAGCTCGTGTAGTTAGAAAATTACTAAGTTCGTGAATAGTTCGATCTCATATAGTTAATAGTtcgtttatcatgtttaacgagtttagctcgtttatcatgtttaacGAGTTTAGCTCGAGCTTCACTCATTTTCGAGCTCTCCGATTATTTTTAGCCAAAAGACCAACTAATACATGATAATTTAAGGGTATGattcatattttatataatttcatTAGCTTATATTTCCAATAAAACGATAACGTTGGACATAAACGCATAGTCCAACAAATCAACCCAAAAAACAAGCTGATCTCTGGTTCGAGTTTGGGCTCGAGCTCGCGAGCACGAATAACAATATGTGACAAAAACTTATGGTCCaaagagattttttttttattcgtacctatatttatttaaaaagataGAATTCTTATTATGAAAtgcaattattaattttttttgtaataaaAACCAGTCCAAAAATTAGCTAAACTCGAGTTTGAGCTTGCGAACAAGCTTGTGAACCAAATATCTTTAAACTTGAAGTCATGCTCCATAAATAATAAATGTGTGGCTCCCAAAGTAAACTTACCTACAAATAGAAATGGAAGACAAATTGTAAAACTCATAGTCTCCTGTTAATTTATaagtaataataattaattatcaaGTCACTTCAAAgaacatatatttatatttatataaatctaAAATTTGTTCTTCAAATATTTATATATCGATCTTTgagcatttaatttatttatttaatcaaaAGAGTGACTTCACAATTCACGAACATCTTACGTGGCAAATCATCATTCGATGTTCGACCAATCACTAGGATCGACTACCAAGTCCTTCATTCCTTCCAATCCTAACCGTCCAATCAAATCTTTAATCAACGGCCTACCGGCCTCTCTTCTCAAACCCCAAATTCAAACACCCACCTAAAATTTTCACCCCTCCCGCTCGTTCGCCTTCTTTATAAACCCGGATCCGCTCACTCTCCAAATCATTCATCTTCGTTGCCATAAATCTACGAAATCCTTTTCGTCTTTTAGAGTTTTTCTGTTCCTGTTTTCACCTTTGAAATGGCTCGTACCAAGCAGACCGCTCGCAAGTCCACAGGAGGCAAGGCTCCGAGGAAGCAGCTTGCCACCAAGGCCGCCAGGAAGTCCGCTCCAGCCACCGGCGGAGTGAAGAAGCCCCACCGTTTCCGTCCCGGAACGGTGGCTCTGCGTGAGATCCGTAAGTACCAGAAATCCACCGAGCTTTTGATTCGCAAGCTTCCCTTCCAGAGGCTTGTCCGAGAAATTGCGCAGGATTTCAAGACGGATCTGAGGTTCCAGAGCTCCGCCGTGGCCGCGCTTCAGGAGGCCGCGGAGGCATATCTGGTCGGCCTGTTTGAGGATACTAACCTCTGTGCCATCCATGCTAAGAGGGTTACTATAATGCCTAAGGATATCCAGCTCGCTAGAAGAATCAGGGGTGAACGAGCTTAGAATTAGTCTTTCCACTCTGGTTTCCGGTTTGGTTCAGGCTTACGATATTTGTTCTTAGTGGGTGTGATATCAGGACTTTTTTAGCTTAAAAACCAGATAATGTAAGAATCTAAAGGGTATTTCGTAATGAATGATCTGGGTCTTGTTTCTTTTCTGCGATTCTTTATAATCTTGATCAGAATCTGTGAATCCAGATTGGACTACAAAGTAGAAACCAATctcaaattatattttacagGTTTTTTGGATTGGATCAATTGGTGATCAATCACAAAGGTCTTTGTTCTTAGTTTTTAATAATGGGAAATATAATGAATTCCAACCGGTGTAAAATTGAGGGCTGGTTTTACTGCATTCTCAGAACCATTGGGCTTCACAAGAATTTGTGTGTTTGTTTCATTGGGTCAGACAGGTTTCAAGATTGCATTTTGATGGATTGAATTTGtgtatttgaattt from the Primulina eburnea isolate SZY01 chromosome 3, ASM2296580v1, whole genome shotgun sequence genome contains:
- the LOC140828298 gene encoding histone H3.2, which gives rise to MARTKQTARKSTGGKAPRKQLATKAARKSAPATGGVKKPHRFRPGTVALREIRKYQKSTELLIRKLPFQRLVREIAQDFKTDLRFQSSAVAALQEAAEAYLVGLFEDTNLCAIHAKRVTIMPKDIQLARRIRGERA